In Papaver somniferum cultivar HN1 unplaced genomic scaffold, ASM357369v1 unplaced-scaffold_117, whole genome shotgun sequence, the DNA window ttataaaaaatTCTTTTCACTCCACCAATAACCGCTTAGTTGTGGATTCAGCTTGCGTTCCATTATTTTGGAGATACAAGTGCCCATGAAGGATAAGCACTTTGACAACAATATAGATTATCAAGAATTAGCAAATGAAAATAACTTATGGTTGGGTGTTGTTTTCCAGTATAATTAATTATCTCAACTTACATTATTATTTGTTTATCTTcaggagagtttttttttttggatgctgATCCTTACTGCTTGACTTAGGTATTGAGCATAATGCTCGGAGTTTTGATCAGGAGAACTGTACCTTTATGGTTGAAACAGATTTGGGAACTGAAGTAAAGTCTTTAGTTTTAGCTTGGTCTGTTGGGTGTTTGGAAATAGAGTAGATTGTAGTTCCCTTTCAGTTGGGATGCTCTTTTCGCTttagcttttcttttctttttggcgGTAACTTTGTACATTCTTTTCGTCGTAGTAAAATCTTCTCTTTTAATCTGAAGATAAGAAAATCTACCATCACAATGCATTTCCCAAATAAGTTAACGAGATTATTCATTATTGAGCATCTCCAATAAAGTTTGGGTCTCTAAAAAAATTGGTGCCACATAGAATTTTAGATACTCCAACATAAAAAAACTCTCTCCAATGATAGTTGGATAGTCAAAAATTAGCATGAGTTGGCAGTTTGAGTTTGGATGAGAATATCTAAATTTAGATACTACAATCCATACCCACGTCCTAAATTTTTCTGTTTAAAATTATTTTGGTCCACACTTTAGATTAAGTAACCTATAACTAAATGACACTTGTACTAAAATAGATATATATACATGAGATGCTTATCAAAATAGGATTCTATTCGTACATAATGTTTATTAAAAGCCTAATTTACAGGTTTTCACATAGAATACATACCGAGACACCATTGGAAATGACACAATTAGACTAGAATAGTTAAAAGCGCCGTGCAAGGACCGATTTCCAAGCGAGTACTTTTTTACTTGGTAGTTCTCCGAGATGATCAATTAATAACTCCTCACTGATTTGGTGagtttcaaattcatgttttacgAGTTTTAGTGAGTTCCAAGTCcgaattttttgatttttggttaacaCCACCGATTTTTCCTAGTTTTTGATGTTAGTAAcaatttatatgatcaacaagaTTTTAAGCATCTATAATAAATTTTAATGCCGAGGTTTGGCGAGTTCCAAGTCCGAACTCAACCTTCCTTGTTCCCAACGACCAATCGAGTAGGATGGATGAACGAATTAAACTATTTTTGGGTAGAGACTAGTCGGTGATGTTACTGCAACCCAGCAAATTATGAAAAGAATAACTATGCATGCATCCTACGAACCCACCATCCCCGAACATCATGATATTTTAACCGGAAAAATGGAAGAAATTAATACAGAAAAAGATCCACAGAAGAAACTACTGAaaagcaaataaaaaaaaaagagtaataaAACTAAGTATTAGTCATGTCTAGGaaaattatttccaaaaaaaaaaagaacgtcTAGGAAAATGATCAGCTATAAATAGCGCAtataggaaaatgatcaattattTTGTGAGATTAGTTGcgtctttttattttaatattatacaaaaaaaaagaaaaagaaagaagaggcaATTAATCTCACAAAAGCCTATATATGGAGGACGGTTCTTAATTCTATATATGCTGAACGTAGTTCACTCAATTCTCAATCTGTCCGTTAAAACTCTACACCCTAAACCATGGATTCTTTTGATACTCTTTTCAATTATCAGTTTTCAGCAACTAATATGGTTATTAGTCTCTTTGCTTTTGCTCTTTACTATTTGTTAGTATGGAGACCAAATACAAAATCTTCTCTTAAGATGAAAAATCAGGCACCATAACCAGCTGGATCTTTGCCATTCATTGGCCATCTCCATCTAATGGACAGATCAAACCCACACCACACAGCTTTGGGAGCCATGGCTGACAAATATGGACCAGTATTCATTGTTCGAATCGGTGTACACCGTGCATTAGTAGTGAGCAGTTGGGAGGGAGCAAAAGAATGTTTTACCACCAACGACAAGATCTTTATTTCTCGACCACATCAAACAATAGGGAATTGGTTACGATGATGCGATGTTAAGTTTCAATTCTGATGGACAGTATTGGACCGAAATTCGTAGAATAATGAAAACTGAACTTCTTTCCAACAATAGGCTCGCGTTGGTAAGAAAAGGGAATCTGAAATTTCTACATCAATTAAAGAACTACACGACGCAAACTGGGGTACTGACGGAACCAAAGGAGCTCAACGAGCTCCAGTTTTGGTTGAGATGAGGCAATGGATTGGTGATCTAACCCTTAATATGTCTTCTAGAATGATTGCAGGGAAGAGATGCTTTGGTGATGGTACCGATGGAGAAGCAGAAAGGTGTCAGCTACATGTCTGGTATGTCGATTAGTTTTATATTTTGTGTGTTAGGTGTGGAAGCACATtcgtatttcttcttttttttcaaagCATAGCATACTCCAATTATGATGGATCATGGCTTCATGGGTTTATCTTGGTTATTCTTGCAGGGTCTATTGCAGGGTGGGGGCGTTTGGACAATGTTTGCTGTACTGTGGGCCGTCGGTTGTCTAGTAAATAATCCGCATGTACTGAAGAAGGCTCAGGATGAGCTGGACAACCATGTTGGAAAAGAAAGACTAGTGGAAGAATCCGATATCAAGGACCTCACATACATCCGAGCTATGGTTAAGGAAGTGATGCGTCTATATGCAGTGTCCATGCGTCTATTTGAATCCACTGAGGATTGCGCTATTGCCGGGTACAACGTTCCAGCAGGAACCCTATTAATCGTGAATGCATGGAAGATTCAACGTGACCCCCGAGTCTGGTCGGATCCATTAGAATTCCGCCCTGAGAGATTTCTTACTAGTCCCCATAAAGACATGAATTTTAGCGGTCAACATTTTGAATTTGCACCTTTAGGATCTGGTAGAAGATCTTGCCCTGGAACTTCTCTCGGTCTTCAAA includes these proteins:
- the LOC113329495 gene encoding cytochrome P450 82C3-like — protein: MFAVLWAVGCLVNNPHVLKKAQDELDNHVGKERLVEESDIKDLTYIRAMVKEVMRLYAVSMRLFESTEDCAIAGYNVPAGTLLIVNAWKIQRDPRVWSDPLEFRPERFLTSPHKDMNFSGQHFEFAPLGSGRRSCPGTSLGLQMVNMIIARLVHGFGFKPPSSAPVDMTEAVGFANMVKATPLEVLLTPRLPKELYV